Within the Bacillus sp. FSL K6-3431 genome, the region TCAAGGCTAATGCTATGACTACAGCAATAATAAATGGATATGTTACTTTCCAAACAAAATATATGAGAATGACGGAAGTTAGTATTATTCCAACCACTAGAAAAAAACGGAATGCTTTAGCTAAATTTTCTCGTTTCATCAATTCTTCCCCACCTATTATATTCTTTTTGTATATAATAACATGATTGCTGGAACACAGTTAGTAAAAATGGGAAGGATGAGCAATTTGTTTAATCAATCACTTTTATTTTTAATTTTACTACTTACTATAGCACTTTTTGCGAAAAACCAATCGCTGATCATTGCGGTGGCAGTGCTACTTGTCCTTAAACTAGTTGGAGCAGATGAAAAAATCTTCACTACATTACAAACAAAAGGAATAAATTGGGGAGTAACTATTATTACAATTGCCGTCTTAGCGCCAATAGCAAGCGGATATATTGGATTTAAAGAACTAGGGTCTGCGATAAAATCTCCTTATGCCTGGATAGCACTCGGTGCTGGCATGGCTGTCGCAATTATTGCAAAATATGGAATCACACTGCTTTCCACAGATCCTCATATTACAACGGCGCTCGTAATAGGGACGATATTTGCTGTTGCCGTATTTAAAGGTGTCGCTGTTGGTCCATTGATAGGAGCTGGCATTGCATATATGGCCATGAGGTTGTTTGAGATATTTCGCGTTGGATAAAAATCGACGAAATTTTATCCTTTCTAAGCGTTTCCATTCCCAAAAGGTACAGAGTTGGTTATAATGGCAAGGGAAGCATTTTGCAGATGTTAAAAATAGACAAGATTTTTACCTCGTCTATAATAAATAATACATATTTATATGTATGTATTTCATGAGATTTTATATGGCAACTGCTCGATTGCTAAAAAGTTTGTATTACATAGCAATCTATTATTGCTCTGCAAATGGTGGGTGCAGTATTGGAAAAAGAATGATAAAAAGGAGAGATTTTTATTATGACAGCAACACGTGGACTGGAAGGCATAGTTGCAACTACTTCTTCTGTCAGTTCGATCATCGATGATACGCTTACATATGTTGGTTATAATATTGATGATTTAACTGAAAATGCAAGTTTTGAAGAAATCATTTATTTATTATGGCATCTTGAATTGCCAAATAAAGAACAGTTACAAGATCTAAAACAACAGCTTGCTAATAATATGGAGCTCCCAAAAGCAGTGATTGAAAGTTTTAAGACATTTCCAATCGATAAAGTTCATCCGATGGCAGCATTGCGTACTGCAGTATCTGCGCTCGGTCTTTATGATGATGAAGCTGATGTGATGGATAAAGAAGCAAACTATCGGAAGGCAATTCGTTTACAAGCAAAACTGCCTACGATTGTGGCGGCTTTTTCGCGCGTCCGCAAGGGGTTAGAACCAGTTGCTCCACGTATAGATATGGGCTTTGCAGAAAACTTTCTTTACATGATGAAAGGTGAACAACCAAAACCTATTGAAATCGAAGCTATGGACAAAGCATTGGTTCTACATGCCGACCATGAGCTTAATGCGTCTACATTCACAGCGCGTGTATGCGTAGCTACATTATCCGATGTATATTCAGGTGTTACAGCTGCAA harbors:
- the citZ gene encoding citrate synthase, whose translation is MTATRGLEGIVATTSSVSSIIDDTLTYVGYNIDDLTENASFEEIIYLLWHLELPNKEQLQDLKQQLANNMELPKAVIESFKTFPIDKVHPMAALRTAVSALGLYDDEADVMDKEANYRKAIRLQAKLPTIVAAFSRVRKGLEPVAPRIDMGFAENFLYMMKGEQPKPIEIEAMDKALVLHADHELNASTFTARVCVATLSDVYSGVTAAIGALKGPLHGGANEQVMKMLSEIGTVENAEDYILNKLNNKEKIMGFGHRVYRKGDPRAKHLRAMSKKLTDITGEPEWYNISVKVEEVFTSQKPLPPNVDFYSASVYHSLGMDHDLFTPIFAVSRVSGWLAHILEQYENNRLIRPRAEYTGPGLRKFVPVNER
- a CDS encoding DUF441 domain-containing protein — encoded protein: MFNQSLLFLILLLTIALFAKNQSLIIAVAVLLVLKLVGADEKIFTTLQTKGINWGVTIITIAVLAPIASGYIGFKELGSAIKSPYAWIALGAGMAVAIIAKYGITLLSTDPHITTALVIGTIFAVAVFKGVAVGPLIGAGIAYMAMRLFEIFRVG